The Triticum aestivum cultivar Chinese Spring chromosome 3A, IWGSC CS RefSeq v2.1, whole genome shotgun sequence genome includes a region encoding these proteins:
- the LOC123061945 gene encoding uncharacterized protein, translating into MAVPAWMRRQMDQILELDMEELEVEEVDDSGSSSSSDVATFLRNTHGDGETSTSGEFTVNMSRASLNTYVGEIDDTRGRFAFLDGGALLSLPMLSLQGFVLFPEATLTLRVTQPRFAAAVDKAINHVDNPCMIGVVHVYRHVNDGHHAIASVGTAAEILEIRRLDDGSTNVITRGQQRFRLRRSWVDIDEVPWGEIQIIEEDMPLRTPRDAFGQLAASNTFKQCDSSVHSFGVSCFKQKDLMDSDLDLDSLSCTSTSSDHSVTDTGIYYSSNEDEYLMPELSWQKHGSVNEFGALSQPVKDTTIGDDDDLCFASPESLSTVREKDAGQQRQYRAAYNSKMAPLSFWPRWVYNMYDSSSLARKAADLWNQIIAEPGMDDYVRKPDILSFLIGSKLPVSASMRQELLDIDGVSYRLQREIQLLKAFNLVRCRNCLALIARRSDMVIPSSVDQCGPHVMPLLYKGAQEVITVHNTSGLALHGNPSDAHSWFPGYTWTIALCAACESNIGWLFRADKRNLLPKSFWGVRISQTKDGTQSAKDRSSV; encoded by the exons atggCGGTGCCGGCCTGGATGCGGAGGCAGATGGACCAGATCctcgagctggacatggaggagctCGAGGTCGAAGAGGTCGACgactccggctcctcctcctcctccgacgtcgCCACCTTCCTCAG AAATACTCATGGAGATGGAGAGACTAGCACTTCTGGAGAGTTTACAGTCAATATGTCTCGGGCTTCCCTGAACACATATGTTGGTG AGATTGATGATACCCGGGGCAGATTTGCTTTCTTGGATGGCGGTGCACTCCTCAGTTTACCTATGCTTTCTCTTCAAG GATTTGTTTTGTTTCCTGAAGCTACCCTGACTCTTAGAGTAACTCAACCTAGATTTGCAGCAGCTGTTGACAAGGCTATTAACCATGTTGATAATCCATGCATGATAGGTGTG GTTCATGTCTACCGACACGTAAATGATGGGCATCATGCTATTGCTTCAGTTGGCACAGCAGCGGAG ATACTTGAAATTAGGCGATTGGATGATGGCTCGACAAATGTTATCACTCGAGGTCAGCAGCGGTTTCGCCTTAGGCGCAGTTGGGTCGACATCGATGAAGTA CCATGGGGTGAGATCCAAATCATTGAAGAAGACATGCCTTTAAGAACTCCGAGGGATGCATTTGGACAGTTAGCTGCAAGTAATACCTTCAAGCAATGTGATTCATCAGTGCACAGTTTTGGTGTATCTTGTTTCAAGCAAAAAGATCTTATGGATTCTGATCTTGATTTGGATTCTCTGTCATGCACTAGTACTTCAAGTGACCATTCAGTAACAGATACAGGAATATACTATTCCTCAAATGAAGATGAATATCTCATGCCTGAACTGTCTTGGCAGAAGCATGGTTCTGTGAATGAATTTGGTGCATTAAGTCAGCCAGTCAAGGATACCACCATCGGAGATGATGATGATCTTTGCTTTGCATCCCCTGAATCCTTATCAACAGTGAGAGAGAAAGATGCTGGACAACAGAGACAATACCGTGCTGCTTATAATTCAAAGATGGCTCCATTATCATTTTGGCCCCGATGGGTTTACAATATGTACGATTCATCTTCACTTGCACGCAAGGCTGCAG ATTTGTGGAATCAGATAATTGCAGAGCCAGGCATGGATGATTATGTGAGAAAACCAGATATTTTGTCGTTTCTTATTGGAAGCAAACTACCCGTGTCAGCGTCTATGAGACAGGAATTGCTTGACATTGATGGAGTATCATATCGGTTGCAGCGAGAGATTCAGCTACTCAAGGCCTTCAATCTCGTACGATGTAGAAATTGCCTg GCTCTCATAGCTAGACGGAGTGACATGGTGATACCGTCTAGTGTTGACCAATGTGGTCCTCATGTCATGCCGTTGTTGTACAAAGGTGCGCAGGAGGTGATAACAGTGCACAACACGTCTGGGCTCGCACTCCATGGCAATCCTTCTGATGCTCACAGCTGGTTCCCAGG ATATACGTGGACGATTGCGCTGTGTGCTGCCTGCGAGTCCAACATCGGCTGGCTGTTCAGGGCTGACAAAAGGAACCTTCTTCCGAAATCCTTCTGGGGTGTCCGCATTTCCCAAACTAAAGATGGCACACAATCGGCCAAGGACCGATCGTCCGTATGA
- the LOC123061943 gene encoding NADP-dependent malic enzyme isoform X2 produces MRGLRRSSLARIASTTRAAWARQCSSSIFGGARAAPYCTMAGRSGEEADAAMAGVATGGVEDAYGEDRATEDQPVTPWAVCIASGHSLLRDPRHNKGLSFTEKERDAHYLRGLLPPAILPQELQEKRLLQNVRQLEVPLQRYMFLMDLQERNERLFYKLMIDNVEELLPVVYTPTVGEACQKYGSIFRRSQGLYISLKDKGRVLELLRNWPEKSIQVIVVTDGERILGLGDLGCQGMGIPVGKLALYTALGGVRPSACLPITIDVGTNNEELLNDEFYIGLRQRRATGQEYTELLDEFMVAVKQNYGQKVLVQFEDFANHNAFALLDKYKATHLVFNDDIQGTAAVVLAGLMAGLKFAGGTLADHTFLFFGAGEAGTGIAELVALEISMQSKTSQEEAHKNIWLVDSKGLIVSSRKDSIQPFKKLYAHEHEPVKDLLSAIKDIKPTALIGSAGVGQSFTKEVIEAMSSINKRPIILALSNPTSKSECTAEQAYSWSQGRAIFGSGSPFDPVKYNEKLFVPAQANNAYIFPGFGLGVVISGAIRVKDDMVLAAAEALAEQVTAEHFDKGLIYPPFSSIRKISTNIAARVAAKAYDLVPFYGELSVDHKGVLCKLFTLGSKGGRQLHQRKATSSVVSNEQTLILHKGPFVAQFREGEDRLLGLLKYEDNRADHGLTRAKIGYWVS; encoded by the exons ATGCGCGGGCTACGACGCAGCAGCTTGGCTCGCATTGCATCCACCACCAGAGCGGCGTGGGCGCGTCAGTGCAGCAGCAGCATATTCGGAGGAGCGAGAGCGGCGCCGTACTGCACCATGGCGGGACGATCGGGGGAGGAAGCGGACGCCGCGATGGCGGGCGTGGCcaccggcggcgtggaggacgCCTACGGCGAGGACCGCGCCACCGAGGACCAGCCCGTCACGCCGTGGGCCGTCTGCATCGCCAG TGGCCACTCCCTGCTGAGGGATCCGCGGCACAACAAGGGGCTGTCCTTCACGGAGAAGGAGCGGGACGCGCACTACCTGCGCGGCCTGCTGCCTCCGGCCATCCTGCCCCAGGAGCTCCAGGAGAAGCGGCTGCTGCAGAACGTGCGGCAGCTCGAGGTCCCGCTGCAGCGCTATATGTTCCTCATGGACCTTCAG GAGAGAAATGAGAGGCTCTTCTACAAGCTCATGATCGACAACGTCGAGGAGCTGCTCCCCGTCGTCTACACGCCCACCGTCGGCGAGGCCTGCCAGAAGTACGGCTCCATCTTCAGGCGCTCGCAAGGTCTCTACATCAGTCTCAAAGACAA GGGGAGAGTACTGGAGTTGCTGAGGAACTGGCCGGAGAAGAGTATTCAGGTCATCGTTGTCACCGACGGCGAGCGCATCTTAGGCCTCGGAGATCTTGGCTGTCAG GGCATGGGAATTCCCGTGGGGAAGCTTGCGCTGTACACGGCCCTTGGTGGCGTCAGGCCATCTGCT TGTTTACCCATCACCATTGATGTGGGGACGAACAACGAAGAGCTACTGAACGATGAGTTCTACATTGGATTACGGCAAAGAAGAGCCACCGGCCAG GAATACACTGAGCTTCTGGATGAGTTCATGGTTGCCGTGAAGCAGAACTATGGGCAGAAGGTTCTTGTCCAG TTTGAAGACTTTGCAAACCACAATGCGTTTGCCCTTCTCGACAAGTACAAGGCGACCCATCTTGTCTTCAATGATGATATTCAG GGAACGGCTGCGGTGGTACTTGCCGGCCTTATGGCTGGTCTGAAGTTTGCTGGTGGAACTTTAGCTGATCACACATTCTTATTCTTCGGTGCCGGAGAG GCTGGTACAGGCATTGCTGAACTAGTTGCTCTGGAGATATCCATGCAG TCCAAGACTTCACAGGAAGAGGCTCACAAAAACATCTGGCTTGTTGATTCAAAG GGATTGATCGTGAGTTCGCGTAAAGATTCTATACAGCCCTTCAAGAAGCTATATGCACATGAGCATGAACCAGTCAAAGACCTTTTAAGTGCCATCAAG GATATCAAACCGACCGCACTAATAGGATCAGCCGGTGTGGGTCAAAGTTTCACAAAAGAGGTGATCGAGGCTATGTCTTCGATTAACAAG AGACCAATCATCCTTGCGCTATCCAACCCAACATCGAAATCTGAATGTACAGCTGAGCAGGCATATTCATGGAGTCAG GGCCGTGCAATATTCGGGAGTGGAAGCCCATTTGATCCGGTGAAATATAATGAGAAGCTTTTCGTACCCGCACAG GCGAACAATGCATACATCTTCCCAGGATTTGGTTTAGGTGTAGTGATCTCCGGGGCGATAAGGGTGAAAGACGATATGGTCCTTGCTGCTG CTGAGGCCTTAGCCGAACAGGTCACGGCGGAGCATTTCGACAAAGGCCTGATCTATCCACCCTTCTCCAGCATCAGGAAGATATCAACTAACATCGCGGCTCGAGTCGCTGCAAAAGCCTACGACCTCG TACCATTTTATGGGGAACTATCTGTTGATCATAAAGGTGTCTTGTGCAAGCTTTTTACGTTGGGCTCAAAAGGGGGAAGACAACTACACCAACGTAAA GCCACATCCAGCGTGGTCTCAAACGAGCAGACATTGATATTGCACAAGGGGCCCTTTGTTGCGCAGTTCCGGGAAGGCGAAGATAGGTTACTGGGTCTGCTGAAATATGAGGATAATCGCGCTGACCACGGCCTTACACGGGCGAAGATAGGTTACTGGGTCAGCTGA
- the LOC123061943 gene encoding NADP-dependent malic enzyme isoform X1 yields MQAITCAPRSSRRTKLHEHEPEEQSLADALRRTAQGRGQRRGRGLLPRRGSRRLIGRGGCFSRAAVEAESAEAGRQRSSSDATPRPAREAQTAGDIKKSISVSSDSPGVQGARERVGRRRARVREERRAVEDVGEERAAHGGSLLCSASDLAARLRMEEGRRRRECRTQADGAGWVLRWGSSGPGRAGLGKACVFPGGSARPGTAEFLEPAYRGATCRGLSRDVSPDKRRRCLRCPPHRTALRWCFSSSPPPPGAPFMRGLRRSSLARIASTTRAAWARQCSSSIFGGARAAPYCTMAGRSGEEADAAMAGVATGGVEDAYGEDRATEDQPVTPWAVCIASGHSLLRDPRHNKGLSFTEKERDAHYLRGLLPPAILPQELQEKRLLQNVRQLEVPLQRYMFLMDLQERNERLFYKLMIDNVEELLPVVYTPTVGEACQKYGSIFRRSQGLYISLKDKGRVLELLRNWPEKSIQVIVVTDGERILGLGDLGCQGMGIPVGKLALYTALGGVRPSACLPITIDVGTNNEELLNDEFYIGLRQRRATGQEYTELLDEFMVAVKQNYGQKVLVQFEDFANHNAFALLDKYKATHLVFNDDIQGTAAVVLAGLMAGLKFAGGTLADHTFLFFGAGEAGTGIAELVALEISMQSKTSQEEAHKNIWLVDSKGLIVSSRKDSIQPFKKLYAHEHEPVKDLLSAIKDIKPTALIGSAGVGQSFTKEVIEAMSSINKRPIILALSNPTSKSECTAEQAYSWSQGRAIFGSGSPFDPVKYNEKLFVPAQANNAYIFPGFGLGVVISGAIRVKDDMVLAAAEALAEQVTAEHFDKGLIYPPFSSIRKISTNIAARVAAKAYDLGLASHLPRPKDLVKYAESCMYSPIYRSYR; encoded by the exons ATGCAGGCAATCACGTGTGCCCCAAGGTCCTCGCGCCGCACGAAACTACACGAACACGAACCGGAGGAGCAGAGCCTAGCAGACGCATTACGTCGAACAGCACAGGGGCGAGGGCAGAGGCGCGGGCGGGGCTTACTTCCTCGCCGGGGGAGCAGGCGCCTCATCGGCCGAGGCGGTTGCTTCAGCCGCGCTGCAGTTGAGGCGGAGAGCGCGGAGGCGGGAAGGCAGCGCTCCTCCTCGGACGCCACTCCTCGACCTGCGCGCGAAGCCCAAACGGCGGGAGACATAAAAAAAAGTATCAGCGTCAGCTCCGACAGCCCAGGCGTTCAGGGCGCACGAGAGAGGGTGGGAAGAAGGAGAGCGCGCGTACGCGAGGAGAGGCGGGCGGTGGAGGATGTGGGAGAGGAGCGCGCGGCTCATGGCGgttctctgctctgctctgcttcgGATTTGGCTGCGCGGCtccggatggaggaaggaaggaggaggagagagtGCCGCACGCAGGCTGACGGGGCGGGTTGGGTTTTGAGATGGGGATCGagtgggccgggccgggccgggcttggaaAGGCCTGTGTTTTTCCAGGTGGCTCGGCCCGGCCTGGCACCGCAGAGTTTCTAGAGCCGGCCTACCGTGGGGCTACGTGTCGCGGCCTCTCCCGCGACGTGTCCCCGGACAAGAGGCGACGGTGTCTTCGCTGTCCTCCGCACCGCACCGCGCTGCGCTGGTGCTTCTccagttctcctcctcctcctggcgccccCTTTATGCGCGGGCTACGACGCAGCAGCTTGGCTCGCATTGCATCCACCACCAGAGCGGCGTGGGCGCGTCAGTGCAGCAGCAGCATATTCGGAGGAGCGAGAGCGGCGCCGTACTGCACCATGGCGGGACGATCGGGGGAGGAAGCGGACGCCGCGATGGCGGGCGTGGCcaccggcggcgtggaggacgCCTACGGCGAGGACCGCGCCACCGAGGACCAGCCCGTCACGCCGTGGGCCGTCTGCATCGCCAG TGGCCACTCCCTGCTGAGGGATCCGCGGCACAACAAGGGGCTGTCCTTCACGGAGAAGGAGCGGGACGCGCACTACCTGCGCGGCCTGCTGCCTCCGGCCATCCTGCCCCAGGAGCTCCAGGAGAAGCGGCTGCTGCAGAACGTGCGGCAGCTCGAGGTCCCGCTGCAGCGCTATATGTTCCTCATGGACCTTCAG GAGAGAAATGAGAGGCTCTTCTACAAGCTCATGATCGACAACGTCGAGGAGCTGCTCCCCGTCGTCTACACGCCCACCGTCGGCGAGGCCTGCCAGAAGTACGGCTCCATCTTCAGGCGCTCGCAAGGTCTCTACATCAGTCTCAAAGACAA GGGGAGAGTACTGGAGTTGCTGAGGAACTGGCCGGAGAAGAGTATTCAGGTCATCGTTGTCACCGACGGCGAGCGCATCTTAGGCCTCGGAGATCTTGGCTGTCAG GGCATGGGAATTCCCGTGGGGAAGCTTGCGCTGTACACGGCCCTTGGTGGCGTCAGGCCATCTGCT TGTTTACCCATCACCATTGATGTGGGGACGAACAACGAAGAGCTACTGAACGATGAGTTCTACATTGGATTACGGCAAAGAAGAGCCACCGGCCAG GAATACACTGAGCTTCTGGATGAGTTCATGGTTGCCGTGAAGCAGAACTATGGGCAGAAGGTTCTTGTCCAG TTTGAAGACTTTGCAAACCACAATGCGTTTGCCCTTCTCGACAAGTACAAGGCGACCCATCTTGTCTTCAATGATGATATTCAG GGAACGGCTGCGGTGGTACTTGCCGGCCTTATGGCTGGTCTGAAGTTTGCTGGTGGAACTTTAGCTGATCACACATTCTTATTCTTCGGTGCCGGAGAG GCTGGTACAGGCATTGCTGAACTAGTTGCTCTGGAGATATCCATGCAG TCCAAGACTTCACAGGAAGAGGCTCACAAAAACATCTGGCTTGTTGATTCAAAG GGATTGATCGTGAGTTCGCGTAAAGATTCTATACAGCCCTTCAAGAAGCTATATGCACATGAGCATGAACCAGTCAAAGACCTTTTAAGTGCCATCAAG GATATCAAACCGACCGCACTAATAGGATCAGCCGGTGTGGGTCAAAGTTTCACAAAAGAGGTGATCGAGGCTATGTCTTCGATTAACAAG AGACCAATCATCCTTGCGCTATCCAACCCAACATCGAAATCTGAATGTACAGCTGAGCAGGCATATTCATGGAGTCAG GGCCGTGCAATATTCGGGAGTGGAAGCCCATTTGATCCGGTGAAATATAATGAGAAGCTTTTCGTACCCGCACAG GCGAACAATGCATACATCTTCCCAGGATTTGGTTTAGGTGTAGTGATCTCCGGGGCGATAAGGGTGAAAGACGATATGGTCCTTGCTGCTG CTGAGGCCTTAGCCGAACAGGTCACGGCGGAGCATTTCGACAAAGGCCTGATCTATCCACCCTTCTCCAGCATCAGGAAGATATCAACTAACATCGCGGCTCGAGTCGCTGCAAAAGCCTACGACCTCG GACTGGCAAGCCATCTCCCTCGCCCAAAAGACTTGGTGAAGTACGCTGAGAGCTGCATGTACAGCCCCATCTACCGTTCATACAGATGA